In a genomic window of Ralstonia nicotianae:
- a CDS encoding site-specific recombinase produces the protein MFDYLLNPWRKWRASRHASHQLDAILAQFDPARGLAERNAWLIELAYWLRRADRPAGATSESWRYARLRYLLQVLDNNPALAERVGRTLRSIVRDNDPVSLLCDTGLSSRAGFWGELVDRLQARVLPPAPNQPQLAALFTLLFIGEHDAQWIDDLDDELVARIAALFQVGADDADEGAGAVVRLERSLSVGIGILVSQVRAAGLSHAIRTRMDHADVSDSPFYRLAEVADALFLAPPDAALAAGPERLAQRLNTFRAWLDQCRAATASVYQHLDENGVSVEVVFQVERMKAWLGRIDLLLTAWADTRASRRFVHLTAELVSASQHRRSVGYLVRATFADLARKVVERSAETGEHYITRDRKEYAAMVKAAAGGGAITAATVYLKFFITGAHLTRFTEGLFASINYAASFLGIHFAHFTLATKQPAMTAPALAHRLDQVGRPEGLARFVDDTVAMIRSNAAAIAGNLVAVAPVAFLVQWVAGRVFHADLISPAKAAATIESFSVLGPTPLYAVFTGVLLWLSSLAAGWADNWFALHRVHDVIAHHRRLRFMVGARGAQRIADFWKRNLSGVVANVSLGFMLGLGPEILSFFGPHMEVRHVTLSTGAVATAVGVLGAGVMHTAAFWLAVAGIALMGVLNVLVSFALAFNMAMRSRNLRGLDRRRITGAVWRRILRDPLCLLVPRAPTEPAPPTAGTPA, from the coding sequence ATGTTCGATTACTTGCTCAACCCGTGGCGCAAGTGGCGCGCTTCCCGGCATGCCAGCCACCAGCTGGATGCCATCCTCGCGCAGTTCGATCCGGCCCGCGGCCTGGCCGAGCGCAATGCATGGCTGATCGAGCTGGCCTACTGGCTGCGCCGCGCTGACCGGCCGGCCGGCGCCACCTCGGAATCGTGGCGCTATGCGCGGCTGCGCTACCTGCTGCAGGTGCTGGACAACAACCCGGCCCTGGCCGAGCGTGTGGGACGGACGCTGCGCTCGATCGTGCGGGACAACGATCCGGTATCGCTGCTGTGCGATACCGGGCTGTCGTCGCGCGCGGGCTTCTGGGGCGAGCTGGTCGATCGCCTGCAGGCGCGCGTGCTGCCGCCCGCGCCCAACCAGCCGCAGCTGGCCGCGTTGTTCACGCTGCTGTTCATCGGCGAGCACGACGCGCAATGGATCGACGATCTGGACGATGAGCTCGTGGCGCGCATCGCCGCGCTGTTCCAGGTCGGCGCGGATGACGCGGACGAGGGCGCCGGCGCGGTCGTCCGCCTGGAGCGCAGTCTGTCGGTCGGCATCGGGATCCTGGTGAGCCAGGTGCGGGCGGCGGGCCTGTCGCACGCCATCCGCACCCGCATGGACCACGCGGACGTCTCCGATTCGCCGTTCTACCGGCTGGCCGAGGTTGCCGACGCCCTCTTTCTCGCGCCGCCGGATGCGGCGCTCGCGGCGGGGCCGGAGCGCCTGGCGCAGCGCCTGAACACCTTCCGCGCGTGGCTCGACCAGTGCCGCGCCGCCACCGCCAGCGTGTACCAGCATCTCGACGAGAACGGCGTGTCGGTCGAGGTGGTGTTCCAGGTGGAGCGCATGAAGGCCTGGCTCGGCCGCATCGACCTGCTGCTGACGGCCTGGGCCGATACGCGGGCCTCGCGCCGTTTCGTGCACCTGACGGCCGAGCTGGTGTCGGCCAGCCAGCATCGCCGCAGCGTGGGCTACCTGGTGCGCGCGACCTTCGCCGACCTGGCGCGCAAGGTGGTGGAGCGCTCGGCCGAGACCGGTGAGCACTACATCACGCGCGACCGCAAGGAGTACGCCGCGATGGTCAAGGCGGCGGCCGGCGGCGGCGCGATCACGGCGGCCACGGTCTACCTCAAGTTCTTCATCACCGGCGCGCACCTGACGCGGTTCACCGAAGGGCTGTTCGCCTCGATCAACTATGCGGCCAGCTTTCTGGGCATCCACTTCGCGCACTTCACGCTGGCCACCAAGCAGCCGGCCATGACGGCGCCCGCGCTGGCGCACCGGCTCGACCAGGTCGGCCGCCCCGAGGGGCTTGCGCGCTTCGTCGACGATACCGTGGCGATGATCCGCTCCAACGCGGCGGCCATCGCCGGCAACCTGGTGGCCGTGGCGCCGGTGGCTTTCCTGGTGCAGTGGGTGGCGGGGCGGGTCTTCCATGCCGACCTGATCTCGCCGGCCAAGGCCGCGGCCACCATCGAATCCTTCTCGGTCCTCGGGCCGACGCCGCTGTATGCGGTCTTCACCGGCGTGCTGCTGTGGCTGTCCAGCTTGGCGGCGGGCTGGGCCGACAACTGGTTCGCGCTGCATCGCGTGCACGACGTGATCGCTCATCACCGGCGCCTGCGTTTCATGGTCGGCGCGCGCGGCGCGCAGCGCATCGCCGATTTCTGGAAGCGCAACCTGTCGGGCGTGGTGGCCAACGTCTCGCTCGGCTTCATGCTGGGGCTGGGGCCCGAGATCCTGTCGTTCTTCGGGCCGCACATGGAGGTGCGCCACGTGACGCTGTCCACTGGCGCGGTGGCCACCGCCGTCGGCGTGCTGGGCGCGGGCGTGATGCACACGGCCGCCTTCTGGCTGGCGGTGGCCGGCATCGCGCTGATGGGCGTGCTCAACGTGCTGGTGTCGTTTGCCCTGGCATTCAACATGGCGATGCGCTCGCGCAACCTGCGCGGCCTGGACCGCCGGCGCATCACCGGGGCGGTGTGGCGGCGCATCCTGCGCGATCCGCTGTGCCTGCTGGTGCCGCGCGCGCCGACCGAGCCGGCCCCGCCCACTGCCGGCACGCCGGCCTGA
- the uvrB gene encoding excinuclease ABC subunit UvrB yields the protein MTDLSQVPSPYDESKFVTFDGSPFQLYQPYPPAGDQPEAIRQLVEGIGDGLSYQTLLGVTGSGKTYTMANVIAQAGRPAIVFAPNKTLAAQLYSEFREFFPRNAVEYFVSYYDYYQPEAYVPQRDLFIEKDSSVNEHIEQMRLSATKSLLERRDVVIVATVSAIYGIGNPTEYHQMILTLRTGDKISQRDVIARLIAMQYTRNETDFQRGTFRVRGDTVDIFPAEHAEMAVRLELFDDEVDSLQLFDPLTGRVRQKILRFTVYPSSHYVTPRETVLRAIGTIKAELRERLDFFYQENKLVEAQRLEQRTRFDLEMLQELGFCKGIENYSRHLSGAQPGEPPPTLVDYLPSDALMFLDESHVLIGQLNGMYNGDRARKETLSAYGFRLPSALDNRPLKFAEFEGKMRQVVFVSATPADYEKQRAGDEVVEQVVRPTGLVDPIIHVRPATTQVDDLLSEIHERVKAGERVLVTTLTKRMAEQLTEFLSENGVKVRYLHSDIDTVERVEIIRDLRLGTFDVLVGINLLREGLDIPEVSLVAILDADKEGFLRAERSLIQTIGRAARNVNGTAILYGDRITESMKKAIGETERRRAKQIAHNEAHGITPRGVVKRIKDIIDGVYNVDDARAELKAAQDAAKYEDMSEKQVGKEIKRLEKQMLDHAKNLEFEKAAAVRDQLAKLKSQVFGASGEDHIVPAA from the coding sequence ATGACCGACCTCAGCCAAGTCCCCAGCCCGTACGACGAGTCGAAGTTCGTCACATTCGACGGCTCGCCGTTCCAGCTGTATCAGCCGTATCCGCCCGCCGGCGACCAGCCCGAGGCGATCCGCCAACTGGTCGAGGGTATCGGTGACGGCCTGTCGTACCAGACGCTGCTGGGCGTGACGGGCTCGGGCAAGACCTACACGATGGCCAACGTGATCGCACAGGCGGGGCGGCCCGCGATCGTGTTCGCGCCCAACAAGACGTTGGCGGCGCAACTGTATTCGGAGTTCCGCGAGTTCTTCCCGCGCAATGCGGTCGAGTACTTCGTCTCGTACTACGACTACTACCAGCCGGAAGCGTACGTGCCGCAGCGCGACCTGTTCATCGAGAAAGACTCGTCGGTCAACGAGCATATCGAGCAGATGCGGCTGTCGGCCACCAAGAGCCTGCTGGAGCGCCGCGACGTGGTGATCGTGGCGACCGTGTCGGCCATCTACGGCATCGGCAACCCGACCGAATACCACCAGATGATCCTGACGCTGCGCACTGGCGACAAGATCAGCCAGCGCGACGTGATCGCGCGCCTGATCGCCATGCAGTACACGCGCAACGAGACGGACTTCCAGCGCGGCACCTTCCGCGTGCGCGGCGACACCGTCGACATCTTTCCCGCCGAGCACGCCGAGATGGCGGTGCGGCTGGAGCTGTTCGACGACGAGGTCGATTCGCTGCAGCTGTTCGATCCGCTCACCGGGCGCGTGCGGCAGAAGATCCTGCGCTTCACGGTGTACCCGTCGAGCCACTACGTGACGCCGCGCGAGACCGTGCTGCGCGCCATCGGGACCATCAAGGCCGAGTTGCGCGAGCGGCTGGATTTCTTCTACCAGGAGAACAAGCTGGTCGAGGCGCAGCGCCTGGAGCAGCGCACGCGCTTCGACCTGGAGATGCTGCAGGAGCTGGGCTTCTGCAAGGGCATCGAGAACTATTCGCGGCACCTGTCCGGCGCCCAGCCGGGCGAGCCGCCCCCGACCCTGGTCGACTACCTGCCGTCCGACGCGCTGATGTTCCTGGACGAGTCGCACGTGCTGATCGGCCAGCTCAACGGCATGTACAACGGCGACCGCGCGCGCAAGGAGACGCTGTCCGCGTATGGCTTCCGCCTGCCGTCCGCGCTGGACAACCGGCCGCTGAAGTTTGCCGAGTTCGAGGGCAAGATGCGGCAGGTGGTTTTCGTGTCCGCCACGCCGGCCGATTACGAGAAGCAGCGCGCCGGCGACGAGGTGGTCGAGCAGGTGGTGCGGCCCACGGGCCTGGTCGATCCGATCATCCACGTGCGGCCGGCCACCACGCAGGTGGACGACCTGCTGTCGGAGATCCACGAGCGCGTCAAGGCCGGCGAGCGCGTGCTGGTCACCACGCTCACCAAGCGCATGGCCGAGCAGCTGACCGAGTTCCTGTCGGAAAACGGCGTCAAGGTCCGCTACCTGCACTCGGACATCGACACGGTCGAGCGCGTGGAGATCATCCGCGACCTGCGGCTGGGCACCTTCGACGTGCTGGTCGGCATCAACCTGCTGCGCGAGGGGCTGGACATTCCCGAGGTGTCGCTGGTGGCCATCCTCGACGCCGACAAGGAAGGCTTCCTGCGCGCCGAGCGCTCGCTGATCCAGACCATCGGCCGCGCCGCGCGCAACGTCAACGGCACCGCCATCCTCTATGGGGATCGCATCACCGAGTCGATGAAGAAGGCCATTGGCGAGACCGAGCGGCGACGCGCCAAGCAGATCGCCCACAACGAGGCCCATGGCATCACGCCGCGCGGCGTGGTCAAGCGCATCAAGGACATCATTGACGGCGTGTACAACGTCGACGATGCGCGCGCGGAGCTGAAGGCCGCGCAGGATGCCGCCAAGTACGAAGACATGAGCGAGAAGCAGGTCGGCAAGGAAATCAAGCGTCTCGAAAAGCAGATGCTCGACCACGCCAAGAACCTGGAATTCGAGAAGGCGGCCGCGGTGCGCGACCAGTTGGCCAAGCTCAAGTCGCAGGTCTTCGGGGCCAGCGGCGAAGACCATATCGTGCCGGCGGCCTGA
- a CDS encoding amino acid aminotransferase, whose amino-acid sequence MSLFSAVELAPRDPILGLNEAFNADARSTKVNLGVGVYFTDEGKIPVLRAVQEAEKARLAMAAPRGYLPIEGIAAYDQAVQKLLFGADSPLLAEGRVVTAQALGGTGALKIGADFLKRLYPDAKVAISDPSWENHRALFEAAGFPVVNYPYYDAPTHGLNFAAMLEALNGYAPNTIVVLHACCHNPTGVDLTTEQWKQVVEVIKAKQLIPFLDMAYQGFADGIAQDGLAVSLFAESGLQFFVSSSFSKSFSLYGERVGALSIVTTSKDEAARVMSQVKRVIRTNYSNPPTHGGTVVASVLTSPELRAMWEQELGEMRDRIKSMRHALVDKLAAKGVKTDFSFVKAQRGMFSYSGLSAAQVDRLRNEHGIYAVSTGRICVAALNSHNIDAVVNAIAEVL is encoded by the coding sequence ATGTCGCTTTTTTCCGCCGTCGAGCTGGCCCCGCGCGACCCCATCCTGGGGCTGAATGAAGCTTTCAACGCCGATGCCCGCAGCACCAAAGTCAACCTGGGCGTGGGCGTGTACTTCACCGACGAAGGAAAAATCCCGGTACTGCGCGCCGTGCAGGAAGCCGAGAAGGCCCGCCTGGCCATGGCCGCGCCGCGCGGCTACCTGCCGATCGAAGGCATCGCCGCCTACGACCAGGCCGTGCAGAAGCTGCTGTTCGGCGCCGATTCGCCGCTGCTGGCCGAAGGCCGCGTGGTGACGGCCCAGGCACTGGGCGGCACCGGCGCACTGAAGATCGGCGCCGATTTCCTCAAACGCCTGTACCCGGACGCCAAGGTCGCCATCTCCGACCCGAGCTGGGAAAACCACCGCGCGCTGTTCGAGGCCGCCGGCTTCCCGGTCGTGAACTACCCGTACTACGACGCCCCGACGCACGGCCTGAACTTCGCCGCCATGCTCGAAGCGCTCAACGGCTACGCGCCCAACACCATCGTCGTGCTGCACGCCTGCTGCCACAACCCGACCGGCGTGGACCTGACCACCGAGCAGTGGAAGCAGGTGGTCGAAGTCATCAAGGCCAAGCAGCTGATCCCGTTCCTCGACATGGCCTACCAGGGCTTCGCCGACGGCATCGCCCAGGACGGCTTGGCCGTGAGCCTGTTCGCCGAATCGGGCCTGCAGTTCTTCGTGTCGAGCTCGTTCTCCAAGTCGTTCTCGCTGTACGGCGAGCGCGTCGGCGCGCTGTCGATCGTCACCACCAGCAAGGACGAGGCAGCCCGCGTGATGTCGCAGGTCAAGCGCGTGATCCGCACCAACTACTCCAACCCGCCGACGCACGGCGGCACGGTGGTCGCCAGCGTGCTGACCAGCCCCGAACTGCGCGCGATGTGGGAGCAGGAACTGGGCGAGATGCGCGACCGCATCAAGTCGATGCGCCACGCGCTGGTCGACAAGCTGGCCGCCAAGGGCGTGAAGACCGACTTCTCGTTCGTGAAGGCGCAGCGCGGCATGTTCTCGTATTCGGGCCTGTCCGCCGCCCAGGTGGACCGCCTGCGCAACGAGCACGGCATCTACGCGGTGTCGACCGGCCGCATCTGCGTGGCCGCGCTGAACTCGCACAACATCGACGCCGTGGTCAACGCCATCGCCGAAGTGCTCTGA
- the rbsK gene encoding ribokinase — MVAKRSVLSSAAADVLVVGSLNMDLVIRTPCLPRPGQTVAAPALETIPGGKGANQAVASARLGSRVAMLGCVGDDPHGMALREGLLREGVDTAMVTAHAGAPTGIACVTVADNGQNTIVIVAGANRQLTPAMIDAQRAAFERAKVIVCQLESPPDAVERALLLGQRLGKTVILNPAPAAGPLPTPWLAACDYLIPNETEAALLTARRVDSPEAALNAAADLHAQGARHVIVTLGARGVAYVDATTRLLMPAHPAQAIDTTAAGDTFVGALATALAEGAAPVEAIQFGLAAAAVSVTRLGAQPSIPFRSELASPVQ, encoded by the coding sequence ATGGTGGCCAAGCGTTCCGTTCTCTCCTCGGCCGCTGCCGACGTGCTGGTCGTCGGCAGCCTCAACATGGATCTCGTGATCCGCACCCCTTGTTTGCCCCGTCCGGGGCAAACGGTTGCCGCGCCGGCGCTGGAAACCATCCCCGGCGGCAAAGGCGCCAACCAGGCCGTGGCCTCGGCGCGCCTGGGCAGCCGCGTCGCCATGCTCGGCTGCGTGGGCGACGACCCCCACGGCATGGCCCTGCGCGAAGGCCTGCTGCGGGAAGGCGTCGATACCGCGATGGTGACCGCGCATGCGGGCGCGCCCACGGGCATCGCCTGCGTGACGGTGGCCGACAACGGTCAGAACACCATCGTGATCGTGGCCGGCGCCAACCGGCAGCTGACCCCGGCGATGATCGACGCACAGCGGGCCGCCTTCGAGCGGGCCAAGGTCATCGTCTGCCAGTTGGAATCGCCGCCGGACGCGGTGGAGCGCGCGCTGCTGCTCGGGCAGCGGCTGGGCAAGACCGTCATCCTGAACCCGGCGCCCGCCGCCGGTCCGCTGCCGACGCCGTGGCTCGCCGCCTGCGACTACCTGATCCCCAACGAGACCGAAGCCGCGCTGCTGACGGCGCGGCGGGTGGATTCGCCCGAAGCGGCACTGAACGCCGCCGCCGATCTGCATGCGCAGGGCGCGCGCCACGTCATCGTCACGCTGGGCGCGCGCGGCGTCGCCTACGTGGATGCGACCACCCGCCTGCTGATGCCCGCCCATCCCGCGCAGGCCATCGACACCACCGCGGCCGGCGATACCTTCGTCGGCGCGCTGGCCACGGCGCTGGCGGAGGGCGCGGCGCCGGTCGAGGCGATCCAGTTCGGCCTGGCCGCGGCCGCGGTGTCGGTCACGCGGCTGGGTGCGCAGCCCTCGATTCCGTTCCGCAGCGAACTGGCCTCACCGGTGCAATAG